The Streptomyces sp. NBC_01142 genome has a window encoding:
- a CDS encoding GlxA family transcriptional regulator: protein MLQPHRVVIAAFPGVELLDVTGPAEVFSVATRVADAGEPGYVVRIATADGGPVVTSSGVRLMADLTLQEVDGYVDTLLVSGAVTVGREGVEPVLDSGIIDWLREAAPRTHRMGSICAGAHLLAAAGLLDGVSATTHWLTAARLAADNPRVAVDPDPIFIRAGRVWTCAGVTSGMDMALAMVAEDHGQDLALATARMMVMYVKRSGGQSQFSVPLAVPTVTGDHIDDLRVWIGEHLTEDLSAEALAARLHLSVRHFSRLFRQRTATTPAAYVESARLEAARRLLQESDRSLPEIAAISGLGSVETLHRSFQRRLGTTPAEYRRRFR from the coding sequence ATGCTCCAACCGCACAGAGTCGTCATCGCGGCCTTCCCCGGCGTCGAACTGCTCGACGTCACGGGTCCGGCCGAGGTGTTCTCGGTCGCCACACGGGTCGCCGATGCCGGTGAGCCCGGATACGTCGTACGGATCGCGACGGCCGACGGCGGACCGGTGGTCACCTCCAGTGGCGTCCGGCTGATGGCCGATCTGACGCTGCAAGAGGTGGACGGCTACGTGGACACGTTGCTGGTGTCGGGCGCGGTCACCGTGGGCCGGGAGGGTGTGGAGCCGGTGCTCGACAGCGGGATCATCGACTGGCTGCGTGAAGCGGCGCCCCGAACCCACCGGATGGGCTCGATCTGCGCGGGCGCGCACCTGCTGGCCGCGGCGGGCCTGCTGGACGGCGTGTCCGCCACGACGCACTGGCTCACGGCCGCGCGGTTGGCCGCCGATAACCCAAGGGTCGCCGTCGATCCGGACCCGATCTTCATCCGTGCCGGCCGTGTGTGGACCTGCGCCGGTGTCACATCGGGGATGGACATGGCACTGGCGATGGTCGCCGAGGACCATGGCCAGGATCTCGCCCTGGCCACCGCCCGGATGATGGTCATGTACGTCAAACGCTCCGGCGGCCAAAGCCAGTTCAGTGTCCCGCTCGCCGTTCCGACCGTCACCGGCGACCACATCGACGACCTGCGCGTGTGGATCGGCGAGCACCTCACCGAAGACCTCTCCGCCGAAGCCCTTGCCGCACGACTACATCTGAGCGTGCGCCACTTTTCACGACTGTTCCGCCAGCGCACCGCCACCACACCGGCTGCCTACGTCGAGTCCGCCCGACTGGAGGCCGCCCGCCGATTGCTCCAGGAGAGCGACCGCAGCCTGCCAGAGATCGCCGCCATCAGCGGCCTCGGCTCAGTGGAGACCCTGCACCGCTCCTTCCAGCGTCGCTTGGGGACCACCCCCGCTGAATACCGGCGCCGCTTCCGCTAG
- a CDS encoding MBL fold metallo-hydrolase, whose product MSQTKVVPIPVMGRHSINAYLLLGRRPVIVDAGTPGSGQRIYEQIAAHGVDPTDISLIVITHGHIDHFGSAAELHRLTGAPVAGHIADLGPFRTGRVREPYLPTGPMGRLMSRNKNLHVQAEPLEPDALVRGETALEDFGIAARIMPTPGHTAGSISVLTDQGDLVAGDLIANSFMGLIPGRPANPPFHDDPLHNLASLRKMLALNPTRLHVGHGTALEPKRVRRWAAREHHRLSRLKAAGRIATRTDNHAA is encoded by the coding sequence GTGTCCCAAACCAAGGTCGTCCCCATCCCGGTCATGGGCCGGCACAGCATCAACGCCTACCTGCTGCTGGGCCGACGGCCCGTCATCGTTGACGCCGGGACGCCCGGAAGCGGGCAAAGGATCTACGAGCAGATCGCCGCGCACGGCGTGGACCCGACCGACATCTCGCTGATCGTCATCACCCACGGCCACATCGACCACTTCGGCTCCGCCGCCGAACTGCACCGCCTGACCGGGGCACCGGTGGCAGGCCACATCGCGGACCTAGGACCTTTCCGCACCGGCCGGGTCCGCGAACCGTACCTGCCCACCGGGCCGATGGGCCGCCTCATGTCCAGGAACAAGAACCTGCACGTCCAGGCCGAACCGCTCGAACCCGACGCACTCGTCCGCGGTGAGACAGCCCTGGAGGACTTCGGGATCGCAGCGCGCATCATGCCCACCCCCGGACACACCGCCGGGTCGATCTCCGTGCTTACCGACCAAGGAGACCTCGTCGCCGGCGACCTGATCGCCAACTCCTTCATGGGCCTCATCCCGGGCCGCCCGGCCAACCCTCCCTTCCACGACGACCCATTGCACAACCTCGCCAGCCTGCGAAAGATGCTCGCCCTCAACCCCACCAGACTCCACGTCGGACACGGCACCGCGCTGGAACCCAAGCGGGTCCGACGGTGGGCCGCCCGGGAACACCACCGTCTGTCCCGGCTCAAAGCAGCCGGGCGAATCGCTACCCGCACGGACAACCACGCAGCCTAA